A single genomic interval of Antarcticibacterium arcticum harbors:
- a CDS encoding DUF4249 domain-containing protein has protein sequence MGSKNTSYRYILLSFLVFQGCVEPFEFENESFENILVVEATLTNEEKLQEVLLSRTFPLDVNGAFPEQAARVSILDNTGNQFNFNETSPGRYVSLNTFSAVEGRMYTLEITTRDGKNYSSDASGFRGTTSIESVYGVLSQNQEGVPGIDIRINSSGTQENSGYYRYEYIETYKILSRYFRYREAVVNSNGEVVVVEKAIQDNTCFNGGESNEILLSNSTSLNQDRIVGNFLKFIRQDNPIFANRYSILVKQYGISREAFSFYQSLKELAESESLFSQIQPGFLAGNIVSLDNPGEYVLGFFSVASVSERRVFFNYIDFYNPVEQPRPFFADPCHLETFRTPAETLIIKDYAQSEQYRLYSYDPASGEYIFVDAPCIDCTLLGTNVVPEFWEE, from the coding sequence ATGGGTTCAAAAAACACATCATACCGGTACATTCTCCTTAGCTTCCTTGTTTTCCAGGGCTGTGTGGAGCCCTTTGAATTTGAAAATGAAAGTTTTGAAAATATCCTGGTAGTGGAAGCTACATTAACCAATGAAGAAAAACTCCAGGAAGTGCTTCTAAGCCGCACTTTTCCCTTGGATGTTAATGGTGCTTTTCCTGAACAAGCTGCCCGTGTAAGCATACTGGATAATACAGGGAACCAGTTTAATTTTAATGAAACTTCTCCCGGGAGGTATGTGTCTTTGAATACCTTTAGTGCAGTGGAGGGTAGAATGTATACTTTGGAAATTACAACAAGAGATGGCAAAAATTACAGCTCGGATGCATCTGGGTTTAGAGGCACTACCAGTATTGAAAGTGTATATGGCGTACTCTCCCAAAACCAGGAGGGGGTCCCTGGAATAGATATACGTATTAACAGTTCGGGCACACAGGAAAACTCCGGCTATTACAGGTATGAATATATTGAAACCTACAAAATTCTTTCCCGCTATTTTAGGTACAGGGAAGCAGTGGTGAACTCAAATGGTGAGGTAGTTGTGGTGGAAAAGGCCATACAGGATAACACCTGTTTTAATGGCGGGGAGTCAAATGAAATTCTATTGAGTAATTCTACTTCTCTGAATCAGGACAGGATTGTAGGCAATTTTCTAAAGTTTATAAGACAAGACAATCCAATTTTTGCAAACCGGTACAGTATCCTGGTAAAGCAGTATGGAATTTCGAGGGAAGCATTTTCCTTTTACCAAAGCCTGAAGGAACTTGCAGAATCTGAGAGTTTGTTTTCACAAATCCAACCGGGGTTTCTTGCTGGAAATATAGTCTCTCTTGACAATCCCGGGGAATACGTTCTTGGTTTTTTTAGCGTAGCCTCTGTCTCAGAGCGCCGCGTGTTTTTTAACTACATAGATTTCTATAATCCCGTAGAACAACCGAGACCATTTTTTGCAGATCCCTGCCACCTGGAAACTTTTAGAACACCGGCGGAAACATTGATTATAAAAGACTATGCCCAAAGTGAGCAATATAGATTATACAGTTATGACCCGGCAAGTGGAGAATATATTTTTGTAGACGCACCTTGTATAGATTGCACCCTGCTGGGCACCAATGTAGTTCCGGAATTTTGGGAAGAATAA
- a CDS encoding carboxypeptidase-like regulatory domain-containing protein produces MKFSFFIILLLVCFVSFSQETQHKISVNFQDAPLEEVILQLESKTNLKFYFIEEWLAGYRFTGAFENTSLEEILEKIFKETLLNFYRMEGNKIILTRNNVIYDQFPRDIFNNSAGSTVERGDAQPVFIAAERGQSNVKTIYIGKEDKTNKTRNFLLKGFAVEVESNRPLPNLTVIIKDRNIGTVTNEQGYYELLVPIGSHLLETSSLDTKPFQVRLVIYNNGELNLQLEENFEQLGEILLAAKSNQNVRQAITGLEQINVGEIKTIPLVLGERDILKVATTLPGISSAGEGAAGFNVRGGRADQNLILLDDAVLYNPAHFFGIFSALNPFTSGEVNIYKGSIPAEYGGRLSSVFDIKTKKANTQKFAGEASIGPVTSSLALEIPVVKEQSALLLGGRSTYSDWILQNLDEPNLKNTRASFYDIIAKYHHVINDNHDVEVTGYFSKDVFSITSDSLFSYDNRLGSLRYNHRFNSKNRGSLIVSNSNYNFNIDYQGGNANDFKSGYRISETEVKYNLNYLYSDKHDFNYGMSSKLYVVKPGRIEPFGEESTVEPLNISSEKGLESSLYVADNFKINEHLLITAGLRFSLYNSLGPGIQNNYEQGIPRSEFTIIEVQEFGSNEIMQTYVGPEVRFSARYFLAPELSLKGSYNTTYQYIHTLSNNTTVSPTDTYKLSDNNIKPQSASQYTLGLYKNFAHDMYETSVEGYYRESKDMLDFKVGAQLFLNENIETEVLQGEGQAYGVEFLIRKSLGKLNGWIGYSYSRSFLKLDSEFREERINNGAFFPANFDKPHDFSLVGNYKLTKRFSLSANFVYQTGRPVTFPIGKYSFNGADYVFYSDRNKFRIPDYYRLDVSFNVEGNHRIQKFVHSFWNVSVYNVLGRNNPYSVFFVTENGEVKAYQSSIFSIPIPTITYNFRF; encoded by the coding sequence ATGAAATTCTCTTTTTTTATAATCCTGCTGCTGGTTTGCTTCGTTTCTTTTTCACAGGAAACCCAACATAAAATTTCTGTAAACTTCCAGGATGCCCCCCTGGAAGAGGTAATTTTACAACTTGAAAGCAAAACCAATCTTAAATTTTATTTTATTGAAGAATGGTTAGCCGGGTACCGTTTCACAGGTGCCTTTGAAAATACGTCCCTGGAAGAAATCCTGGAGAAGATATTTAAAGAAACCCTTTTGAACTTCTATCGTATGGAAGGCAATAAAATTATTCTTACCAGGAATAATGTAATTTATGATCAATTTCCCCGGGATATCTTTAATAATTCTGCGGGAAGTACTGTGGAAAGGGGTGATGCTCAGCCTGTATTTATAGCTGCAGAGCGGGGGCAAAGCAATGTAAAGACTATTTATATTGGAAAGGAGGATAAAACCAATAAGACCCGAAACTTTTTACTTAAAGGGTTTGCCGTGGAAGTAGAGTCCAACCGCCCACTTCCTAATTTAACGGTAATAATTAAGGATAGGAATATTGGAACTGTTACAAATGAGCAGGGCTACTATGAACTTTTGGTTCCTATAGGTTCTCACCTTTTGGAAACCAGCTCTCTGGATACAAAACCTTTCCAGGTAAGATTGGTTATTTACAACAATGGTGAATTGAACCTGCAACTTGAAGAAAATTTTGAGCAATTGGGAGAAATTCTTCTCGCTGCAAAATCCAATCAAAATGTAAGGCAAGCCATCACAGGCCTGGAGCAAATAAATGTCGGGGAGATCAAAACAATTCCCCTAGTCCTGGGTGAAAGGGATATCCTAAAAGTAGCTACCACCTTACCCGGGATAAGTAGTGCAGGGGAGGGAGCAGCCGGATTTAATGTAAGAGGAGGCAGGGCCGATCAAAATTTAATTCTCCTGGATGATGCTGTTTTATATAACCCAGCGCATTTCTTCGGCATATTTTCAGCTTTAAATCCCTTCACCTCTGGAGAAGTTAATATTTACAAGGGAAGCATTCCTGCCGAGTATGGAGGCAGGCTTTCGTCGGTTTTTGATATTAAAACCAAGAAAGCAAATACCCAAAAATTTGCAGGGGAGGCTTCCATTGGTCCGGTAACCAGTAGCCTGGCTCTGGAAATTCCGGTGGTAAAAGAACAATCGGCCCTGTTACTGGGGGGGAGAAGTACTTATTCTGACTGGATCCTTCAAAACCTGGATGAACCCAACCTTAAAAATACACGGGCCTCATTTTATGATATAATAGCTAAATATCATCACGTAATAAACGATAACCATGATGTTGAGGTTACTGGCTATTTCAGCAAAGATGTTTTTAGTATCACCTCAGATTCCCTGTTTAGTTATGACAACCGGTTGGGATCTTTACGTTATAACCACAGGTTCAATTCTAAAAACAGGGGAAGTTTAATTGTGAGCAACAGCAATTACAATTTTAATATAGATTACCAGGGGGGAAATGCCAACGATTTCAAATCTGGTTACCGTATAAGCGAGACAGAGGTTAAATACAACCTTAATTACTTATACAGTGATAAACACGATTTTAATTATGGGATGTCAAGTAAACTCTATGTTGTAAAACCGGGAAGAATAGAGCCCTTTGGAGAGGAGTCTACGGTAGAGCCCTTAAACATTTCAAGTGAAAAAGGCCTGGAATCATCCTTGTATGTGGCAGATAATTTTAAAATCAATGAACACCTTCTTATTACTGCAGGATTGCGGTTTTCCCTTTACAACTCCCTGGGGCCAGGAATACAAAACAATTATGAACAGGGAATTCCAAGAAGTGAATTTACCATAATAGAGGTGCAGGAATTTGGATCTAATGAGATTATGCAAACCTATGTGGGGCCCGAGGTTCGATTTTCTGCCAGGTACTTTCTGGCGCCAGAACTTTCCTTAAAAGGTAGTTATAACACTACCTACCAGTACATTCACACGCTGTCTAACAACACTACAGTTTCTCCTACAGATACTTATAAATTGAGTGACAACAATATTAAACCCCAAAGTGCTTCCCAGTATACCCTTGGATTATATAAGAACTTTGCCCATGATATGTACGAGACCAGTGTTGAAGGCTATTACAGAGAATCTAAAGACATGTTGGATTTTAAAGTAGGTGCCCAGCTCTTTTTAAATGAAAATATTGAAACCGAAGTCCTTCAAGGGGAAGGCCAGGCTTATGGGGTAGAGTTCTTAATTAGAAAGTCCCTGGGAAAATTAAACGGTTGGATAGGGTACAGCTATTCCCGTTCTTTTTTGAAATTGGATAGTGAATTTAGAGAAGAGCGTATAAATAACGGAGCCTTTTTCCCTGCCAATTTTGACAAACCTCATGATTTTAGTTTGGTGGGAAATTATAAGTTGACAAAAAGATTTAGCCTATCGGCAAATTTTGTGTATCAAACAGGGAGGCCGGTGACTTTTCCAATTGGAAAATACAGTTTTAATGGGGCAGATTATGTTTTTTACAGTGATCGAAATAAATTTCGGATTCCAGATTATTACAGGCTGGATGTAAGTTTTAATGTGGAAGGGAACCACAGGATTCAAAAATTTGTACATAGTTTTTGGAATGTTTCAGTTTACAATGTGTTGGGAAGAAATAATCCCTACTCGGTATTTTTTGTTACAGAAAATGGCGAGGTGAAGGCTTACCAAAGCTCTATTTTCTCCATACCCATTCCCACCATTACGTATAATTTTAGATTTTAA
- a CDS encoding DUF6973 domain-containing protein — MKNIFLKPKLFIATLILFFSYSCEKENLNEGINLEDNSLIKNSEMNFGSFNDFENLKSLTMDSPLKITYDISEAKVKNSEESIIVDTSRVSMNIYKKNKYYTLSVVDNSGESKSYFENIIIADLATQETKYYICRYYYKNEACNNPEQIDLKNIERGEIRMLNSLENVTQKEYNCYSISTQLCDYGGETHVAGPNCSTTYTKTSNYCISTPDYSAYTTFYYESSGGGSEGGGPGTPAYVDPNDPWTQPISTPQMYAAGLDYHLNITPNQKLWLEQNTTEAVKAMKFLDDNSYSAESKNLAERAIVLMILGKVIDFNNPVANYNFDANNSIILAYEQDYKNEMSVQERSIFDGLSRVKQLNYLHSGYLAKKYESIIYGGNFRNTKSDAYRHSLWNAFSTVKLGSSLTNQLTTAHENKPLQYTLEYKENDMDLYNNSKGIEIGLTGSINLMLKVKLAVEEGNLKYLSNLDSNGLATATSVLKPTNQ, encoded by the coding sequence ATGAAAAATATTTTCTTAAAACCAAAACTTTTTATTGCAACCCTCATCTTATTTTTTTCGTACTCCTGTGAAAAAGAAAATTTAAATGAAGGCATTAACCTAGAGGATAACTCGTTGATTAAAAATTCAGAAATGAATTTTGGATCATTCAATGATTTTGAAAATCTAAAATCATTAACCATGGATAGCCCACTTAAAATTACCTATGACATAAGTGAGGCAAAAGTTAAGAATTCAGAAGAAAGCATTATTGTGGATACCTCGAGAGTTTCAATGAATATATATAAGAAAAATAAATATTATACACTATCAGTGGTTGACAACAGTGGGGAATCTAAATCATATTTTGAAAATATTATAATTGCAGACCTCGCAACCCAAGAAACCAAATATTATATTTGTAGATATTATTATAAGAATGAAGCCTGTAATAATCCAGAGCAAATAGATTTAAAGAATATCGAGAGAGGAGAAATAAGAATGTTAAATTCTCTTGAAAATGTTACTCAAAAAGAGTATAACTGCTATTCTATATCAACACAGTTATGTGATTATGGTGGAGAAACTCACGTAGCAGGTCCAAATTGCAGCACAACCTATACTAAAACTAGCAATTATTGCATATCCACACCTGATTACTCCGCCTACACCACCTTCTATTATGAATCTAGCGGTGGTGGATCAGAAGGAGGCGGACCTGGAACTCCTGCTTATGTGGATCCAAATGACCCTTGGACGCAACCTATATCAACACCTCAAATGTATGCCGCTGGACTCGATTATCACTTAAATATAACACCTAATCAAAAACTTTGGCTAGAGCAAAACACTACCGAAGCTGTAAAGGCAATGAAGTTTTTAGATGATAACTCATATTCGGCAGAAAGCAAGAATTTAGCAGAGCGCGCAATAGTTTTAATGATTTTAGGAAAAGTGATTGATTTTAATAATCCAGTAGCAAACTATAATTTTGATGCTAATAATTCAATTATATTAGCATATGAGCAAGATTATAAGAATGAAATGTCGGTTCAAGAGAGATCTATTTTTGATGGCTTAAGTAGAGTTAAACAATTAAATTATTTACATAGCGGCTATTTGGCTAAAAAATATGAGAGTATAATTTATGGAGGTAACTTTAGAAATACTAAAAGTGATGCTTACAGACATTCTCTTTGGAATGCATTTTCTACTGTAAAGTTGGGATCTAGTTTAACTAATCAGTTAACAACTGCTCATGAAAATAAACCTTTACAATATACATTAGAGTATAAAGAAAACGACATGGATCTCTATAATAATTCAAAAGGAATAGAAATCGGCCTTACAGGCTCAATAAACTTAATGTTAAAAGTAAAATTAGCTGTAGAGGAAGGTAATCTTAAATATTTAAGCAATTTAGATAGTAATGGTTTGGCCACAGCTACTTCTGTATTAAAACCTACAAACCAATAA
- a CDS encoding helix-turn-helix domain-containing protein, with protein sequence MNIKELRSKIGLSQKEFGSRLGLTSQSITKFEAGGKLTETVKKLISYEFAEFMPEEERLFSKSTAGENALKEEIKKLELERTELQHQVEQIPHLKEQISLLKRNIQSLEDQVDLYKKMLNIESQSKTA encoded by the coding sequence ATGAATATTAAAGAGTTACGTTCCAAAATCGGCTTATCCCAAAAAGAATTTGGTTCAAGGCTTGGATTGACCTCACAGAGTATTACAAAGTTTGAAGCTGGGGGAAAATTGACTGAAACAGTAAAAAAATTGATTAGTTACGAATTCGCTGAATTCATGCCAGAAGAAGAGAGACTGTTTTCAAAATCAACTGCAGGGGAAAACGCTTTAAAAGAGGAAATAAAAAAGTTGGAGCTGGAAAGGACCGAACTCCAACACCAGGTCGAGCAAATTCCACATTTAAAAGAACAAATAAGCTTACTGAAAAGAAATATTCAATCCCTGGAAGACCAAGTTGATCTTTATAAAAAAATGTTGAATATCGAGAGTCAAAGTAAAACCGCTTAA
- a CDS encoding HD domain-containing protein produces the protein MKFREFAREGHKDQFKKYKNEPYIEHPIRVAALVKTVAQSREMLCAAYLHDGVEDTPVTLDDIRERFGVKVAGLVRN, from the coding sequence TTGAAGTTCAGGGAATTTGCCAGGGAGGGACATAAGGATCAATTCAAAAAATATAAGAACGAGCCATATATAGAACATCCTATAAGAGTTGCAGCGCTGGTCAAAACGGTTGCTCAAAGCCGTGAAATGTTGTGCGCCGCTTATTTACACGATGGGGTGGAAGATACTCCGGTAACCTTGGATGACATTAGGGAAAGATTTGGTGTAAAGGTGGCAGGGCTGGTCAGGAATTGA
- a CDS encoding M16 family metallopeptidase, protein MLKKFGLSIVLMAGMFSLAGAQTKLVEKVTKKGDELVIPYEKYQLSNGLTLIVHEDHSDPVVHVDVTYHVGSAREEIGKSGFAHFFEHMMFQGSDNVADEEHFRIISEAGGTLNGTTNRDRTNYFETLPSNQLETGLWLEADRMGFLLDAVTQQKFEVQRETVKNERGQNYDNRPYGLAREMTAKNLYPYGHPYSWLTIGYLEDLDRVDVEDLKNFFLRWYGPNNAVLTVGGDVNPAEVVKLAEKYFGAIPAGPSVENMKPILPVLEKDRYVSYEDNIRNSMLNITFPVVESGHKDEHALNVLASVIGQGKNSILYKNFIKDQKALSANAYNSGSELAGEFTISIMAYPNQGLDQSEALVRQSLAEFETRGVTDQDLTQYKATAESRLINRLASVSGKVSQLAYNETFTGNPNNIQEELKRIQAVTKEDVMRVYNQYIKGKNSVILSVVPKGKTEQVAKADNYTISTEGFVAAADQYSGLTYNKAKDNFDRTKRPTPGSNPVVNVPDFWTVNFKNGLKVIGSESDEIPTVTLQLTMKGGHRLSMDTPGKAGISSLTASMWNEDTQNYTAEEFSNELEMLGSSIRVVGGTDEIEIYVQSLKKNLEPTLALLEERMFRPKFNEDDFERLKKQQLESIANSATQPTVIANQVYNKLLYGEGHFLAIPVTGTTETVSSIILEDVSNFYKNSFSPSLAQLVVVGDINEKEIKSKLGFLEKWQGKNIKLAENAKTPGIDKTRIYFVDKPDAAQSEIRIGYVAMPYDALGDYYRSGLMNYTLGGAFNSRINLNLREDKGYTYGARSGYRGSKYGGTFTASAGVRADATAESVTEFMNELTSYRDKGVREDEMAFMKSSIGQADARQYETPMQKAGFLGRLLEYELSKDYVQKQTQILNNISREELNALAKKNLPVENMHIVVVGDKKTVLPKLQELDYEVVELDLDGNPVSDTSGN, encoded by the coding sequence ATGTTAAAAAAATTCGGTTTAAGTATCGTGCTAATGGCTGGAATGTTCAGTTTAGCCGGGGCACAGACGAAACTTGTGGAAAAAGTCACCAAAAAAGGTGATGAGCTGGTAATTCCCTATGAAAAATATCAACTTTCAAACGGCCTTACTTTAATTGTACACGAAGATCATTCAGATCCCGTGGTGCATGTAGACGTAACCTATCACGTGGGTTCTGCCCGTGAAGAAATTGGAAAATCGGGCTTTGCGCATTTCTTTGAACACATGATGTTTCAGGGATCAGACAATGTTGCCGATGAAGAGCACTTCAGGATCATCTCGGAAGCCGGTGGAACCCTTAACGGAACAACCAACCGTGACCGTACCAATTACTTCGAAACCCTGCCCAGCAATCAGCTTGAAACCGGGCTTTGGCTGGAGGCAGACAGGATGGGCTTTTTACTTGACGCTGTGACCCAGCAAAAATTTGAGGTACAACGTGAAACTGTTAAGAACGAACGCGGGCAGAATTATGACAATCGTCCCTATGGCCTTGCGCGCGAAATGACCGCGAAAAACCTATATCCATACGGCCATCCTTATTCCTGGTTGACCATAGGATATCTTGAGGACCTGGACCGGGTAGATGTAGAAGATCTTAAGAATTTCTTCCTTCGCTGGTACGGCCCCAACAACGCGGTGCTTACTGTGGGTGGAGATGTAAATCCTGCAGAAGTTGTAAAGCTGGCCGAAAAATATTTTGGTGCTATACCTGCAGGGCCTTCCGTTGAAAATATGAAACCAATTCTACCAGTACTGGAAAAGGACCGTTATGTTTCTTATGAAGACAACATTCGTAACTCCATGCTTAACATTACTTTTCCGGTAGTGGAATCTGGCCATAAAGATGAGCACGCTCTAAACGTGCTGGCTTCTGTAATTGGGCAGGGGAAAAATTCTATTCTTTACAAAAACTTTATTAAAGACCAGAAAGCACTTTCTGCAAATGCATACAATTCAGGTTCGGAGCTTGCCGGGGAATTTACAATTTCTATAATGGCATATCCTAACCAGGGACTTGACCAGAGCGAGGCCCTGGTGAGACAATCCCTAGCCGAGTTTGAAACCCGCGGGGTAACAGATCAGGACCTTACCCAATACAAGGCAACCGCTGAATCCCGCCTTATTAACAGACTGGCAAGTGTAAGCGGGAAAGTGTCACAACTGGCATATAACGAAACCTTTACAGGAAACCCCAATAATATACAGGAGGAATTAAAACGCATCCAGGCTGTTACCAAAGAAGATGTAATGCGGGTTTACAACCAGTATATAAAAGGGAAAAATAGTGTGATCCTTAGCGTGGTACCCAAAGGGAAAACCGAGCAGGTGGCAAAAGCCGATAATTATACTATTTCTACGGAAGGATTTGTTGCGGCAGCCGACCAGTACAGCGGACTTACTTACAACAAAGCCAAAGATAATTTTGACCGTACCAAAAGGCCAACCCCGGGAAGCAATCCTGTGGTGAATGTCCCAGATTTCTGGACGGTTAATTTCAAGAATGGGTTAAAGGTAATAGGTTCGGAAAGCGATGAGATCCCTACAGTTACCCTTCAACTTACAATGAAAGGAGGCCACAGATTATCTATGGATACTCCCGGAAAAGCAGGTATCAGCTCCCTTACCGCCTCTATGTGGAATGAAGACACCCAGAATTATACCGCTGAAGAATTTTCCAATGAACTGGAGATGCTGGGTAGTTCTATAAGAGTTGTGGGTGGGACAGATGAGATCGAGATATATGTACAGTCCCTTAAAAAGAACCTGGAACCTACCCTGGCACTTCTGGAAGAAAGAATGTTTCGTCCAAAATTCAATGAAGATGATTTTGAACGTCTTAAAAAACAGCAATTGGAAAGCATTGCCAACAGCGCTACCCAGCCAACGGTTATTGCCAATCAGGTTTATAACAAGCTACTGTATGGTGAAGGTCATTTCCTTGCCATCCCCGTAACAGGAACTACAGAAACTGTAAGCAGTATCATTTTGGAGGATGTATCGAATTTCTATAAGAACAGTTTCTCTCCTTCCCTGGCGCAATTGGTTGTGGTAGGAGATATCAATGAAAAGGAGATCAAATCCAAACTGGGCTTTTTGGAAAAATGGCAGGGTAAAAATATAAAACTGGCAGAAAATGCAAAAACCCCTGGCATAGATAAGACCCGTATCTATTTTGTAGACAAACCAGATGCGGCACAGTCGGAGATACGTATTGGGTACGTAGCCATGCCTTATGACGCTTTGGGCGATTATTACAGGAGCGGCCTTATGAATTACACCCTGGGAGGTGCTTTCAACAGCCGTATCAATCTAAATCTGCGTGAGGATAAAGGTTATACTTACGGGGCACGATCTGGATACAGGGGCAGCAAGTATGGAGGAACATTTACAGCCTCTGCCGGAGTACGGGCAGATGCCACTGCAGAATCTGTGACCGAATTCATGAACGAACTTACCTCATACCGCGATAAAGGAGTACGTGAGGATGAAATGGCTTTTATGAAGAGTTCTATAGGACAGGCTGATGCCCGCCAATATGAAACCCCTATGCAAAAAGCCGGTTTCCTTGGACGACTGCTGGAATATGAGTTAAGCAAGGACTATGTTCAAAAACAAACACAGATCCTGAACAACATTAGCAGGGAAGAACTCAATGCCCTGGCAAAGAAAAACCTTCCTGTTGAGAATATGCACATTGTAGTAGTGGGAGACAAGAAAACCGTTCTTCCAAAACTGCAGGAGCTGGATTATGAAGTGGTAGAACTGGACCTTGACGGGAACCCGGTAAGCGACACCTCAGGAAATTAG